The genomic region TTGGAAGGATCGTGGTAAGGCACTACGGGAGAAGTTAATGCAACGTGACAAGAAACATGGTCCAGAAGAGAGTGGGATTGTTGTGCTGTCTCCGGGTGAACGTAAGGCTCTTGAAGACGTTGAGCGTTCTCTGACGAAGCCCGGCTTTGATTGTGGTATTCGGGCAATTTATCTTGCAAAACCAGATGTCTTTAGTCCACTTCGAATTGTGAGTACCGTTGGAATGTTGAAGCAGTACAATTCCGCCGATTTGAATGGCTTCAGACCTTCTTGGACGACGGGCGAGAAATATCCTTGGAGTAAGTTTATCAGTGGCTACAGTTTGAGTCAGAAGAAAGCGGGCTTATTTAACGCCTATCGTTTACGGTCTTATTTCTATCCGCCGTACGCGGGACAGCCATTTGTCCTTAGTACTGAAGAGTTAGCAACGATTTATCACTTCCCCGGCAGTGTCGCCATGACGCCGTCTCTTAGTAAGATTAGTTCCAAGCGAGCCGAGCCACCGAGTAATTTACCAATTTAAACAATGTCAAAGCCGGTGTCGTTTTTTGTGGGGATTATTGCTGTCGGACTGCTCGGCGTTTTTTTTGCTATCACTTCTGCGCCGGCTGGCTTCCCGGTCAATAAACAGATTACAATCACTGAAGGTGCTACATCTAGCCAGATTGCGGACTTATTACAAACAGAAAAAGTTATTAAATCGGCAGCACTCTTCCGTTTCCTGCTTCGTGTTGGCGGGGGAGAGAGAGGGGTCCAGGCGGGCGATTATTGGTTTGGGGAGCCACTATTTTCTTGGCGGGTAATTGGTCGTCTTGTGCGCGGTCAGTTTGTTCTTCAGCCCGTGAAGTTAACGATTCTTGAAGGTTCTAGTGTTGCCCAGATTGAGAAGGCTATTTTTGATAAACTCCCTGCTCTCTTGGGAAGTAAGGTTGGAAATTTGGGAGAAATTTTTCCAGATACTTATTTTGTTCCACCCCAGATCAGCTTTGACAAACTAATGGAGATGGCTAGGCGCAATTTTATGAGACAGACGGCTTCACTTCGAGCGAAAACTTTATTGACCGGACGCACTTGGAACGACATTGTGGTTATGGCGTCAATCATCGAGGAGGAAGCCAGTGATGAATCAGATCGCCGGATGATTGCTGGAGTCTTGTGGAAAAGGTTAGATATTGGAATGCCGTTGCAAGTTGATGTGGCGCCCGAAACCTATAAGAGAGTTGGCTTACCAGACCAGGCGATTGTGAATCCAGGATTAGACGCAATTGATGCGGCCGTTCATCCAACAGAGTCTGAGTTCTGGTATTATCTGGCTGATGAGACAGGTAAGACTCATTACGCCGCGACCTTTGACGAGCACAAGGAAAATAAGATAAAGTATTTAAAATAATAAATGAAGAAAACCAAACTGTCTTTTATCGATTTGGAGACGACCGGTCTTAACCCCGTTAAACACGAGATTCTGGAGATTGGCTGTCTGGTTGTGAGACCAATTGATGATTCACCTCGCCCACAATGGGAAGTGGTTGATGAACTGGAAATGAAAGTTAAACCAACGAGGCTAGAATCAGCAGAACCGGAGGCATTACGGGTAAATGGTTACAATGAGGGGGATTGGCTTTTCGCCGCCTCGTTGGAACAGGCCATGAAGACTCTTTGCGAGAAGATTGCAGATACTACTGTGGTGGCACAGAATGTTGCCTTCGATTGGTCGTTTCTGGAGAGCGCCTTTAGCGC from Candidatus Nomurabacteria bacterium harbors:
- a CDS encoding endolytic transglycosylase MltG, with the translated sequence MSKPVSFFVGIIAVGLLGVFFAITSAPAGFPVNKQITITEGATSSQIADLLQTEKVIKSAALFRFLLRVGGGERGVQAGDYWFGEPLFSWRVIGRLVRGQFVLQPVKLTILEGSSVAQIEKAIFDKLPALLGSKVGNLGEIFPDTYFVPPQISFDKLMEMARRNFMRQTASLRAKTLLTGRTWNDIVVMASIIEEEASDESDRRMIAGVLWKRLDIGMPLQVDVAPETYKRVGLPDQAIVNPGLDAIDAAVHPTESEFWYYLADETGKTHYAATFDEHKENKIKYLK
- a CDS encoding 3'-5' exonuclease, with the translated sequence MKKTKLSFIDLETTGLNPVKHEILEIGCLVVRPIDDSPRPQWEVVDELEMKVKPTRLESAEPEALRVNGYNEGDWLFAASLEQAMKTLCEKIADTTVVAQNVAFDWSFLESAFSATGVQPKVFYHKMDLPSMVYGKLHHKPELQKVSLWALSQYFGIKNENAHTALADARTTFEIFKKLLELP